A region of Sulfurimonas sp. DNA encodes the following proteins:
- a CDS encoding TonB-dependent receptor, giving the protein MKKRKIVLSFIISFILVNNSFANDMKSLDTVTVTAQKMEENIQDVPVSLTVFDEFAIEDRNIKSVKDIAQYTPNFTIFNPGDWGTVAPSIRGLYSDVAMTSSTVSMYIDGVPTQSTMGYDAVLEDIERIEVLKGPQGTLYGKNAEAGAINIITKKPNNETKGKIGLEFGSDNKKAYTFNASGAIIKDKFYVGVSGKLYEKDGYMTNKYLNTDHNNRKSKYGKVNLRYTPTDNLDISFISSKHKRDDGALSVNKATAQNLKEVNNDVSDFAKLESTAHSLKIDYNFGQYNLSSVTAYKKDHDLRFADYDYSTVKSYHSLMDVTYENLSQEVKLNSQTDTLTWLAGIYADKSESKGGTTVDSIYPSMRARGNQNTTEDSSLGLFSHANYKINDKLSILGGLRYDIDEKSLTDKKTNTKLDMSYSEISPKLAFN; this is encoded by the coding sequence ATGAAAAAAAGAAAAATAGTTTTATCATTTATAATATCATTTATTTTAGTAAACAATTCTTTTGCAAATGATATGAAAAGTCTAGATACAGTAACCGTAACAGCACAAAAGATGGAGGAAAATATACAAGATGTACCTGTTTCACTTACAGTTTTTGATGAGTTTGCTATCGAAGATAGAAATATAAAATCTGTTAAAGATATAGCACAATATACACCTAATTTTACTATATTTAATCCAGGTGACTGGGGAACTGTAGCACCTTCTATTCGAGGTCTTTATTCTGATGTTGCGATGACTTCATCAACTGTAAGTATGTATATAGATGGTGTTCCTACTCAAAGTACTATGGGTTACGATGCTGTTTTAGAAGATATAGAAAGAATCGAAGTTTTAAAAGGTCCACAAGGTACTTTATATGGTAAAAATGCAGAAGCTGGAGCTATTAATATCATCACTAAAAAACCTAACAATGAAACAAAAGGAAAAATAGGTTTAGAGTTTGGAAGTGATAATAAAAAAGCATACACATTTAATGCTAGTGGTGCAATCATAAAAGATAAGTTTTATGTAGGAGTATCTGGTAAATTATACGAGAAAGATGGATATATGACAAATAAATATCTTAATACCGACCATAATAATAGAAAAAGTAAATATGGTAAAGTAAATTTAAGATATACCCCTACAGACAACCTTGATATATCTTTTATATCTTCAAAACATAAAAGAGATGATGGAGCATTATCAGTAAACAAAGCAACAGCACAAAATCTAAAAGAGGTAAATAATGATGTGTCAGATTTTGCAAAATTAGAATCAACAGCACACTCTTTAAAGATAGATTATAATTTTGGACAATATAACTTATCTTCAGTAACAGCTTATAAAAAAGACCATGATTTGAGATTTGCTGATTATGATTATAGTACTGTAAAAAGTTACCATAGTCTCATGGATGTAACTTATGAGAATTTATCACAAGAAGTAAAATTAAACTCACAAACAGATACTTTAACTTGGTTAGCAGGAATATATGCAGATAAGAGTGAGTCTAAAGGTGGAACAACAGTAGATTCTATTTATCCATCGATGAGAGCCAGAGGTAATCAAAATACTACAGAGGATAGTTCATTGGGGCTTTTTAGCCATGCAAACTATAAAATAAATGATAAATTATCTATATTAGGAGGGTTACGATATGATATAGATGAAAAGAGTTTAACAGACAAAAAAACAAATACAAAACTAGATATGTCTTATAGTGAAATATCTCCTAAGTTAGCTTTTAATTGA
- a CDS encoding AraC family transcriptional regulator, with the protein MSYKEINHKFNENKTKSVLHSKTKIEGTVNQQIIDKNISLVKIDLELKDDTSMDSNFSVDGIMFSFNLQGHSEHSSQISDFKLKNNTNDTNIILTKNEISKTTIQKGKIDMIGLVLKKDFIKKNLPESNGKDKLLNSLENNICHELLSSKKTSFHTQLLLNDIFSSSFVNNLNDMYVHSKILELLFLEFKNLYPKINSSLNISNLKLDEYDINAIKKAKEILMQNIQNPPSIVELAKLVRINDFKLKSGFKKIFNITPYNLLIEHRLDLAKKLLIDSDMSIGEIANKVGYKYNANFTVAFTKKFKILPKDIMKNRKYYY; encoded by the coding sequence ATGTCCTATAAAGAGATAAATCATAAATTTAATGAAAATAAGACAAAGAGTGTATTGCATTCAAAAACTAAAATTGAAGGAACAGTAAACCAACAAATAATAGATAAAAACATATCTTTAGTAAAAATTGATTTGGAATTAAAAGATGATACTTCAATGGATTCAAATTTTTCAGTTGATGGCATTATGTTTAGCTTCAACTTACAAGGTCATAGTGAACACAGCAGTCAAATATCTGATTTTAAATTGAAAAATAATACAAATGATACAAATATAATACTAACGAAAAATGAAATTAGTAAAACAACCATACAAAAAGGAAAAATCGATATGATAGGGCTAGTCCTTAAAAAAGACTTTATCAAAAAAAACCTACCAGAATCAAATGGAAAAGACAAACTTCTAAACTCTTTAGAAAATAACATTTGCCATGAATTATTAAGTAGTAAAAAAACATCTTTCCATACTCAACTTTTACTAAATGATATTTTTTCATCATCGTTTGTTAATAATTTAAATGATATGTATGTACACTCAAAAATATTAGAACTTCTTTTCTTAGAATTTAAAAATTTATATCCAAAAATAAACTCGTCCTTAAATATATCAAATCTAAAACTTGATGAATATGATATAAATGCCATAAAAAAAGCAAAAGAAATTTTGATGCAAAATATACAAAATCCTCCTAGTATCGTAGAGTTAGCAAAACTTGTACGAATAAATGATTTTAAGTTAAAATCAGGATTTAAAAAAATATTCAATATCACGCCTTACAATCTTTTGATAGAACATAGACTAGACTTAGCAAAAAAACTTTTAATAGATTCTGATATGAGTATTGGGGAGATAGCAAATAAAGTAGGATATAAATATAATGCAAATTTCACAGTTGCTTTTACTAAAAAATTTAAAATATTACCTAAGGATATTATGAAGAATAGGAAGTATTATTATTAA
- a CDS encoding IS5 family transposase codes for MQLSFFDHAMKYQGGKKSMKFLNEMKEIIPFEAIEKILIEKNVYKPNKGKTGRPSIPSKILVGSLFLQNWYGLSDPMTEELIHDRISFRKFLDIRDEDTIPDETTICKFRNKLIKEEILGDIFEEVKKMMESKRLILNEGTLIDATLIHSSEPKRKKDDKGKVISNKAHDSDATYTSKRGRKHHGLKMHIATDTNGIIKKVIATTASTHDSTQFDKLTEDENKAIFADSGYMQKARKVALRAKGIFAGIVERRVRGQSKLRPKQSRNNTRFSKIRCLVELPFAFIKQHMNFRKTRYRGIEKNQQHFFMLAACYNLRRTPALVRARN; via the coding sequence ATGCAACTAAGTTTTTTTGACCATGCCATGAAATACCAAGGTGGTAAGAAGAGTATGAAGTTTTTAAATGAGATGAAAGAGATTATTCCATTTGAAGCTATTGAGAAGATACTTATAGAGAAAAATGTATACAAACCCAACAAAGGTAAGACAGGAAGACCATCTATTCCATCAAAGATATTAGTAGGCTCACTTTTTTTACAAAACTGGTATGGATTGTCAGACCCAATGACCGAAGAGCTTATACATGACCGTATAAGCTTCAGAAAGTTTCTTGATATAAGAGATGAAGATACTATTCCAGATGAAACAACTATTTGTAAATTTAGAAACAAGCTTATCAAAGAAGAGATACTTGGTGATATATTTGAAGAAGTAAAAAAGATGATGGAATCTAAAAGACTTATACTCAATGAGGGAACTCTTATAGACGCTACTCTCATCCACTCAAGCGAACCAAAGAGAAAAAAAGATGACAAGGGTAAAGTTATTTCAAATAAAGCCCATGATTCTGATGCAACCTATACTTCAAAAAGAGGTCGTAAACATCATGGATTAAAGATGCATATAGCAACTGATACAAACGGTATCATCAAAAAAGTAATAGCTACAACTGCATCAACACACGATAGTACACAGTTTGATAAGCTGACAGAAGATGAAAATAAAGCAATATTCGCAGATAGCGGCTATATGCAAAAGGCAAGAAAAGTGGCACTAAGAGCAAAAGGTATTTTTGCTGGTATAGTTGAAAGACGAGTAAGAGGTCAATCGAAACTAAGACCTAAACAATCAAGAAATAATACAAGATTCTCAAAGATAAGATGTCTCGTGGAATTACCATTCGCATTTATAAAACAACATATGAACTTCAGAAAAACCAGATATCGGGGAATAGAGAAAAATCAACAACACTTTTTTATGTTGGCTGCTTGTTATAATCTGAGACGGACACCTGCACTGGTAAGGGCTAGGAACTGA
- a CDS encoding IS256 family transposase yields the protein MNYLKDLHKFNQPRRVKKQLASGEITSLDDIANEFKNILKEVIQIASQEELTPLLTAIKAVYPKAEIQRCIVHQIRSSLKFVSWKDRKAVAKDLKSVYSSINEEDAQLALTDFNDIWGKRYPNITVSWTNHWAELSTFFKYPDSVRKLIYTTNPIESINATIKRKTKSKGSFPTVESAYKLMYLATQEQQNKWNMSSVRNWFEIYTQRAEPPQLSIFFSEIMSKYTKY from the coding sequence GTGAATTATTTAAAGGATTTACATAAGTTTAATCAACCACGAAGAGTTAAAAAACAATTAGCATCAGGAGAGATAACTTCTCTAGATGATATTGCAAATGAGTTTAAAAATATACTCAAAGAAGTGATACAAATTGCATCCCAAGAAGAGCTAACTCCGCTGTTGACAGCAATAAAAGCCGTTTATCCTAAAGCTGAGATACAAAGATGTATTGTTCATCAAATCAGGAGCTCCCTGAAGTTCGTATCTTGGAAAGATAGAAAGGCAGTTGCTAAAGATCTTAAGTCTGTGTATTCATCCATAAATGAAGAAGATGCTCAATTAGCACTTACAGATTTTAACGATATTTGGGGTAAAAGATATCCTAACATTACTGTTTCTTGGACAAATCACTGGGCTGAACTCTCAACTTTTTTCAAATATCCAGATTCAGTTAGAAAACTAATTTACACTACAAATCCAATAGAATCTATAAATGCAACAATAAAAAGAAAGACTAAATCTAAAGGTTCATTTCCTACTGTAGAATCTGCTTATAAGCTAATGTATCTCGCTACACAAGAGCAACAAAACAAATGGAATATGTCGAGTGTCAGAAATTGGTTTGAGATTTATACCCAAAGGGCAGAACCTCCTCAACTTAGTATATTTTTCAGTGAAATTATGTCAAAATATACTAAGTATTAA
- a CDS encoding TonB-dependent receptor, translated as MFRGFNYKFDKNIMTYITVAKGYKSGGFYMFAPAGKQSYDKETLWNYEIGLKSQFLDNTLTFNTSLYYMNISDMQVLTAINNQEGYISNAATATSKGFELEANYKATDEISLFSAFGYNRTTYDTFSDVSGDYKGNYASFAPIYNYSIGAQYRATQGYYARADLSGYGKMYIDKANKYEQKAYEIVNAKIGYEQTNYEIYLYAKNLFDKTHNIEGYYNDSYTYLSDPREIGVQLAYRF; from the coding sequence TTGTTCAGAGGGTTCAATTATAAATTCGATAAGAATATTATGACATACATTACTGTAGCAAAAGGTTATAAAAGTGGTGGTTTTTATATGTTTGCACCTGCTGGAAAACAGTCTTATGATAAAGAAACTTTATGGAACTATGAAATTGGTTTAAAAAGTCAATTTTTAGATAATACCTTAACTTTTAACACCTCCTTATATTACATGAATATATCAGATATGCAAGTTTTAACAGCAATAAATAATCAAGAAGGGTATATCTCAAATGCTGCAACAGCAACTTCAAAAGGGTTTGAACTAGAAGCGAACTATAAAGCAACAGATGAAATAAGTCTGTTTTCAGCTTTTGGGTACAACAGAACAACTTATGACACATTTAGTGATGTAAGTGGAGATTATAAAGGAAACTATGCTTCTTTCGCACCAATATATAACTACAGTATAGGTGCTCAATACAGAGCTACTCAAGGGTACTATGCAAGAGCTGACTTAAGTGGCTACGGAAAAATGTATATTGATAAAGCAAATAAATACGAACAAAAAGCTTATGAAATTGTAAATGCAAAAATAGGTTACGAGCAAACAAATTATGAGATATATCTGTACGCAAAAAATTTATTTGATAAAACACATAATATTGAGGGATACTATAATGACTCATATACTTATCTTTCAGACCCTAGAGAGATAGGCGTGCAGTTGGCTTATAGGTTTTAA